In the Halobacteriovoraceae bacterium genome, one interval contains:
- a CDS encoding bifunctional proline dehydrogenase/L-glutamate gamma-semialdehyde dehydrogenase codes for MQNHIDLIDNFYQIESFSQRDSNGLEWTLHIYQHLSFLIQNSKNIENLSNELNLFCKNIKYPIIERINISGYPFTLAIDPKINQIRFYSQGLRDELFISESENLEMASQKSTHLKFLYDISLNHSTDIENTTNLYNLAHIENININSQSGEFKNELEDKTEVLKKYMKEYKSDILEKISDFTLTLTAKYDVIRIHLLKFLAILSTLDHDKKGKIVKNVFLEALGRLIRDSTTMKSKRPKNINCLPNLYINCFRILLFLGEVIPSLLLAKILRSSTKYMAKRFIAGVDIDDAAKSFEKVFKSNRDVTLDQLGELVVGRKEADEYMDNIIKLIEGLGQYHQKGSKNSVGILKSHVSIKVSALCHDFKPLAFEYTYQEVAPRLFKILKSAMDHEVFINIDAEHFQYRDLVLSIYEKVLLENKEFGKYNQTGIVLQAYLRDSGKHFQDILSLAKKRNLRMPIRLVKGAYWDAETIEALAHDFRSPQYLNKEETDINYRQLIHEILKNGDDLQLTLASHNFHDHLYCETVRKFQYPDAPGIEHQCLHMTYEALSFSCAKMGWATRNYVPIGPLLVGMSYLVRRIMENSSQVGILANIRSHNLTEQLYDPVENYLEKKKSNHLFFDNVRVMYSPDFVNTTPFREYIKKDREISENTFKNLIENISQMDKKERFPLSGNKIKINCPSDVGINFGEHSQANEEDALKAIDLVHNCHQQREWQDISWSQKKIIFTRAAQIMLARRDELSSVICAEAGKSVLEAYADVDEAIDFIQFYIRTEEKLIQKNEHIQPRGPTVVISPWNFPLAIPCGMTVAPLIAGNPVILKPANSTALITKVMCDIFYSSGVPINALIHLPGPGAQVGNLLLQNQKIASYVFTGSKEVGLHIQKTVSSRMFSDPVTKKIYPVKLIAEMGGKNAIIVTATAELDETVLCILKSTYAHSGQKCSAASRIIVHESIKDTLIKRLKLAVKDLRVGKSWDPSTFINPVITQNEKLRLIKIIEDEIANPRMKTIIANKESVENINTVNPALFEIGTQDSYDSSQWSQKEIFGPIAHIIPFKTLGEAIHIFNSTEYALTGGCFSQSQDEIDYLLKNMNAGNIYVNRTITGARVAIEPFGGHKMSGTGPKAGHRDYLRNFHHFIQKETVPSEICDFQKASDYEFDLVTSQKYTNINLIYNLGKKIIHSSNSQLKYLDSKDLIEEESFISWILSDLEKILSNGLPNRPIPGQISLLDLSMGEHKGLFIMGSEKVDPDIFRYFLMALCVGGVSIIAVNDKSYQCWDRLRNECFYGGLTHVDVFRSSELAMANTIKKQDFRTIVTDLDAAKQSKFWEYYFETNHSEMLRILSPLDLPNRFDYEYYIRPFLYERSFAINTMRHGAPLELELN; via the coding sequence ATGCAAAACCACATTGACTTGATTGATAATTTCTATCAAATTGAATCTTTCTCTCAAAGAGATTCTAATGGACTTGAATGGACATTGCATATTTATCAACATTTAAGTTTTTTAATTCAGAATTCTAAAAACATTGAAAATCTCTCTAATGAACTTAACCTGTTTTGTAAAAATATTAAATACCCGATTATTGAGAGAATCAATATCAGTGGATATCCTTTTACTTTAGCAATTGATCCTAAAATAAATCAAATAAGGTTTTACTCTCAGGGTTTAAGAGATGAATTATTTATTTCGGAATCTGAAAATCTTGAAATGGCATCTCAAAAATCAACTCATCTAAAGTTTCTCTATGATATTTCACTGAATCACAGTACTGACATTGAGAACACTACAAATTTGTATAATTTAGCACATATCGAAAATATTAACATTAATAGTCAAAGTGGTGAATTTAAGAACGAACTCGAAGACAAAACTGAAGTTTTGAAAAAATATATGAAGGAATATAAGTCGGACATTCTAGAGAAGATTTCTGATTTTACTCTTACACTGACAGCAAAATATGATGTTATAAGAATTCACCTCCTCAAATTTTTGGCGATCCTCTCCACTCTTGATCATGATAAAAAGGGAAAAATTGTTAAAAATGTTTTCTTAGAAGCTTTAGGTAGATTAATTCGTGATTCAACAACCATGAAATCTAAAAGGCCTAAGAATATAAATTGCTTACCAAATTTATATATAAATTGTTTTCGGATTCTCTTATTTTTAGGAGAAGTCATTCCATCTCTATTGCTTGCAAAAATTTTGCGTAGTTCTACAAAATATATGGCCAAAAGATTCATTGCTGGAGTTGATATTGATGATGCTGCCAAATCATTCGAGAAAGTATTTAAGTCTAATCGTGACGTCACTTTAGATCAATTAGGAGAACTTGTTGTTGGCCGAAAAGAAGCAGATGAATATATGGATAATATCATCAAGCTCATAGAGGGACTTGGACAGTATCATCAGAAGGGTTCTAAGAACAGTGTTGGAATTTTAAAGTCACATGTTTCGATAAAAGTATCAGCTTTATGTCATGATTTCAAACCTCTGGCCTTTGAGTATACTTACCAGGAAGTTGCTCCTAGATTATTTAAGATATTAAAATCTGCAATGGATCATGAAGTTTTTATAAATATTGACGCTGAACATTTTCAGTACAGAGATTTAGTATTATCCATTTACGAAAAAGTTCTTTTAGAAAACAAAGAATTTGGCAAGTACAACCAAACCGGTATTGTTCTACAGGCCTATTTAAGGGATAGTGGTAAGCATTTTCAAGACATACTTTCTTTAGCAAAAAAGAGAAACCTTAGAATGCCCATTCGATTAGTAAAAGGTGCCTATTGGGACGCTGAAACAATCGAGGCATTAGCGCATGATTTTAGGTCTCCTCAATATTTAAATAAAGAAGAAACGGATATAAATTACCGTCAATTAATTCATGAAATACTTAAAAATGGAGATGATTTACAATTAACTCTTGCCTCACATAATTTTCATGATCATCTTTATTGTGAGACGGTTAGAAAATTTCAATATCCAGATGCACCAGGTATTGAACATCAGTGTTTGCATATGACATATGAGGCCCTTTCATTCTCATGTGCGAAAATGGGATGGGCCACAAGAAATTATGTCCCTATAGGGCCTTTGCTGGTTGGTATGTCTTATCTTGTGAGAAGAATTATGGAGAACTCTTCTCAAGTTGGAATCTTAGCAAATATTCGTTCACATAATCTAACAGAACAATTGTATGATCCGGTTGAAAATTACTTAGAAAAGAAAAAGAGCAATCATCTTTTTTTTGATAATGTGAGAGTTATGTATTCACCAGATTTTGTAAATACGACTCCTTTTAGAGAATATATCAAAAAAGATAGGGAAATAAGTGAAAATACTTTCAAAAACTTGATAGAAAATATTTCTCAAATGGATAAAAAAGAACGATTCCCGCTTAGTGGGAACAAAATAAAAATAAATTGTCCAAGTGATGTTGGAATAAATTTTGGAGAACATTCTCAAGCAAATGAAGAAGATGCATTGAAAGCAATTGATTTGGTTCACAATTGTCATCAACAAAGAGAGTGGCAAGATATTTCTTGGAGTCAAAAAAAGATTATCTTTACAAGAGCTGCTCAGATCATGTTAGCAAGAAGAGATGAATTATCAAGTGTCATTTGCGCTGAAGCTGGAAAATCTGTTTTAGAGGCATACGCTGATGTGGATGAGGCCATTGATTTTATCCAATTTTATATTAGAACCGAAGAAAAATTGATTCAGAAAAATGAACACATCCAACCTAGGGGCCCTACTGTTGTCATATCTCCTTGGAACTTTCCATTGGCCATTCCCTGTGGAATGACTGTTGCTCCACTAATTGCAGGAAACCCTGTGATTTTAAAACCTGCCAATTCAACTGCTTTAATCACAAAAGTAATGTGTGATATTTTTTACTCTAGTGGAGTACCCATAAATGCACTCATACATCTACCAGGGCCTGGTGCCCAAGTGGGCAATCTTCTCCTCCAAAATCAAAAAATTGCCAGTTATGTTTTTACTGGTTCAAAAGAAGTTGGATTGCATATCCAAAAAACTGTCTCTTCGAGAATGTTTAGTGATCCAGTGACTAAAAAAATATACCCGGTGAAGCTAATTGCTGAAATGGGTGGGAAAAATGCCATTATTGTGACGGCCACAGCTGAATTAGATGAAACAGTTTTGTGTATATTGAAATCAACCTATGCCCATTCTGGTCAGAAATGTTCAGCTGCATCTAGAATAATCGTACATGAATCTATTAAAGACACTCTAATTAAGAGGCTTAAACTTGCTGTGAAAGATTTGAGAGTCGGAAAATCCTGGGACCCATCGACATTTATTAATCCAGTTATTACTCAAAATGAAAAACTAAGGTTGATTAAAATCATAGAGGATGAAATTGCAAATCCTCGGATGAAAACAATTATTGCCAACAAAGAAAGTGTAGAGAATATTAATACTGTCAATCCGGCCCTTTTTGAAATTGGCACACAAGATTCATATGACTCGTCTCAATGGTCACAAAAAGAAATTTTTGGGCCAATTGCCCATATAATCCCCTTTAAGACTTTAGGAGAAGCAATTCATATTTTTAATTCCACAGAATATGCACTAACAGGCGGATGCTTTTCACAATCACAAGATGAAATCGATTATCTGCTGAAGAATATGAATGCAGGAAATATCTATGTCAACAGAACAATTACAGGAGCAAGAGTTGCGATTGAACCTTTTGGAGGACACAAAATGAGTGGGACAGGTCCAAAAGCTGGACATAGAGATTATTTGAGAAATTTTCATCATTTTATTCAAAAAGAGACTGTTCCTTCTGAAATTTGTGATTTTCAAAAAGCTAGTGATTATGAATTTGATCTTGTGACTTCTCAAAAATATACAAATATTAACTTGATCTACAATTTAGGAAAAAAAATCATTCACTCCTCAAATTCTCAGCTCAAATACCTAGACTCAAAAGATCTTATCGAAGAGGAATCTTTTATAAGTTGGATTCTAAGTGATTTAGAAAAAATTCTCTCAAATGGATTACCAAATAGGCCAATACCTGGACAAATTTCACTATTAGATCTGAGTATGGGTGAACATAAAGGTTTATTTATTATGGGAAGTGAAAAAGTTGATCCTGATATTTTTAGATATTTCCTAATGGCCTTATGTGTTGGGGGTGTGAGTATAATTGCTGTAAATGATAAATCCTATCAATGTTGGGATAGACTAAGAAACGAATGTTTCTATGGTGGATTAACACATGTCGATGTTTTTCGCTCAAGTGAATTGGCCATGGCCAATACGATAAAAAAACAGGATTTTAGAACTATCGTAACAGACTTAGATGCAGCAAAACAAAGTAAATTTTGGGAATATTATTTTGAGACAAATCACTCAGAAATGCTCAGAATTCTATCTCCGTTAGATCTTCCCAATAGATTTGATTATGAATATTATATTCGGCCATTTCTTTATGAGCGTAGTTTTGCTATTAATACCATGAGGCATGGTGCCCCACTCGAACTGGAGTTAAATTAA
- a CDS encoding FAD-binding oxidoreductase, translating into MDIKQFNGENVTKFDPIDSFELYPESIQELQNCLKIAIEKKICLFPISTGRNWGLGSKLPPDNKSVILNLSKLNEIYDYDESKGVIVVGPGVTQDQISKFLIQKKSDFFLDVTASSKDTSLIGNTLERGISYNCLRVKNVLGIELIDGQNRILKTGQWRFENSKSKYCYPYGIGPDLSGLFFQSNFGIIIKMVYKLKRKSKYSCSVQLKFDTIENVAKSLPTINELLESKIFDNILHIANKERALISIKPEIIKNSQNDTNLANKAMQDLGKLLDKEWIGTNSLFAYDKNSLKYQKKIIKNQLSQFAKVEFVDIPFQEKIIRILKFLGLKSIALVAKSAVPFRDLYNGTPTDSALGCVINQNRFNTFVELSKYVDSENVGFIYTLPITHLSEKNCIEIVQTTEEISEKHFFNPSITLNIVDVNCLEAVISIEFDISKRNEAHRCIDEIENTLISKGHYPYRTNIKKMGNFPENEQYVEVLKDLKLIFDPNNIIAPNKYGI; encoded by the coding sequence ATGGATATAAAACAATTTAATGGAGAGAATGTAACTAAATTTGATCCTATTGATTCTTTTGAGTTATATCCCGAAAGTATTCAGGAATTACAAAATTGCTTAAAAATTGCTATTGAAAAAAAAATATGTCTATTTCCAATTAGTACGGGTAGAAATTGGGGTCTTGGTTCAAAATTGCCTCCAGATAATAAAAGTGTGATTTTAAATTTGAGTAAACTAAATGAAATCTATGATTATGATGAATCTAAAGGAGTCATTGTCGTTGGCCCTGGAGTAACTCAAGATCAAATTTCAAAATTTTTAATCCAAAAAAAATCTGATTTCTTCCTAGATGTTACAGCTTCTTCTAAAGATACATCTCTAATTGGAAATACACTCGAAAGAGGAATTTCTTATAATTGCTTACGGGTAAAAAACGTTTTAGGGATTGAGCTTATAGATGGACAAAATAGAATATTAAAAACTGGTCAATGGAGATTTGAAAATTCGAAGAGTAAATATTGTTATCCCTATGGAATTGGTCCTGATCTATCTGGCTTATTTTTTCAGTCAAATTTTGGAATCATTATTAAAATGGTCTATAAACTCAAAAGGAAATCTAAGTATTCCTGTTCGGTGCAACTTAAGTTTGACACAATTGAAAATGTCGCAAAATCTTTACCGACAATAAATGAATTATTAGAATCAAAAATATTTGACAATATACTTCACATTGCAAATAAGGAACGAGCTTTAATTTCCATTAAACCTGAAATTATTAAAAATTCACAAAATGATACAAATTTGGCCAATAAGGCCATGCAAGACCTTGGGAAACTATTAGATAAAGAATGGATTGGAACAAACAGTTTATTTGCATATGATAAAAATTCATTGAAATATCAAAAAAAAATTATCAAAAATCAATTATCTCAATTTGCAAAAGTTGAGTTTGTAGACATCCCCTTTCAGGAGAAAATCATTCGCATCCTCAAGTTTTTGGGGCTAAAATCTATTGCTTTAGTTGCAAAGTCTGCTGTACCTTTTAGAGATCTCTATAACGGTACACCTACCGACAGTGCACTTGGATGTGTTATCAATCAAAATAGATTTAACACGTTTGTAGAACTCTCTAAATATGTCGATTCTGAGAATGTAGGATTTATTTATACTTTACCAATCACTCATTTATCTGAAAAAAATTGTATAGAAATTGTCCAGACAACTGAAGAAATTTCGGAAAAACATTTTTTTAATCCCTCAATCACTTTGAATATTGTAGATGTAAATTGTTTGGAGGCAGTTATTAGTATTGAGTTTGATATTTCAAAAAGAAACGAGGCCCATAGGTGTATTGATGAAATTGAGAATACTTTAATTTCAAAAGGTCATTATCCCTATAGAACAAATATTAAAAAAATGGGAAATTTTCCGGAAAATGAACAATATGTTGAAGTATTGAAGGACTTAAAGTTGATCTTCGATCCGAATAATATTATCGCCCCTAATAAATACGGGATTTGA
- a CDS encoding cation diffusion facilitator family transporter: MSIKGDGGLKVVLSAVGGNFFITIIKFIGFFMSGSSSLLAEAVHSFADTLNQILLLIGIKHSKRPSNQNYPFGMGRAKYMWNLISAVGIFFLGFAFTSYHAIESLLHLEDGPHSISSVGIGVLVISFIIEFYVLMLATKEINSLKGKRTFIEYLLGSDDPTSVAVFFEDFTAVLGVCLALLGMGLSHLTASALPDIITSLIIAFLMGGMAIILGILNGKLLIGRAKELHEENEIKLYLESLPEIEHVNSISTTILGPQMVRLSVEVELHGEMLLTNNMISKQVQRLKDGDDPAKILVEQTSRTIRILGEKINQIEKLVRSEYPEIVSIEFEVS, from the coding sequence ATGTCCATAAAAGGAGATGGAGGTCTGAAAGTTGTTCTTTCTGCTGTAGGTGGTAATTTTTTTATAACTATTATTAAGTTTATTGGTTTTTTTATGTCGGGATCTTCTTCATTGCTCGCTGAAGCTGTCCATTCGTTTGCTGATACGTTAAATCAAATTTTGCTTTTAATTGGAATTAAACACTCTAAAAGGCCTTCTAACCAAAACTATCCTTTTGGTATGGGGAGAGCAAAATATATGTGGAATCTGATTTCAGCAGTAGGGATCTTTTTCTTGGGATTTGCTTTCACTTCATATCACGCGATTGAATCTCTTTTACATTTAGAAGATGGCCCACATTCCATAAGTTCAGTTGGAATTGGTGTACTAGTGATCTCTTTTATTATTGAGTTTTACGTTCTGATGTTGGCCACTAAAGAAATCAATAGCCTCAAGGGTAAACGGACATTCATAGAATATCTTCTAGGAAGTGATGATCCTACAAGTGTGGCCGTTTTTTTTGAAGACTTTACAGCAGTTCTGGGAGTGTGCCTAGCTCTACTTGGTATGGGGTTATCACATCTTACAGCTTCAGCACTACCCGATATAATTACATCCTTGATTATTGCTTTTCTCATGGGAGGGATGGCCATTATATTGGGAATTTTAAATGGTAAATTACTTATTGGAAGGGCCAAAGAATTACACGAGGAAAATGAAATCAAACTTTATCTAGAAAGTTTACCTGAAATTGAACATGTAAATTCAATTTCGACCACTATCTTAGGGCCCCAGATGGTGAGGTTATCTGTTGAGGTTGAATTACATGGTGAAATGCTTCTGACAAATAATATGATCTCCAAACAAGTTCAAAGACTGAAGGATGGGGATGATCCTGCAAAAATTCTTGTCGAGCAAACGTCTAGGACAATTAGGATTCTTGGTGAAAAAATCAATCAAATAGAAAAATTAGTTAGAAGTGAATATCCTGAAATTGTTTCAATTGAATTTGAAGTAAGTTAG
- a CDS encoding class I SAM-dependent methyltransferase has protein sequence MIDNRLKKNYVKKLKIAKSQKIEAFRVYECDIPEFPYILDLYKNIVVIYDRRGPKDFTQEKEENNRLFYESVESLFPKDTYEIVKKAREKQKGTQQYNKIGQNLKSMIVNEGALSFKVNCYDYLDTGLFLDHRPLRKEFSQNQKDKKFLNLFCYTGAVSVAAAFSGAKTTNVDMSKTYINWAKDNFKLNKFDTSKHTFISQNVLEFLQAHKEVYDTIFLDPPTFSNSKKMNQAFEVEKDQNFLIDSCMNILEAQGKLFFSNNKRKFKLSNYITQKYKTRDITESTIPFDFHNKKIHNCYIIQK, from the coding sequence ATGATTGATAATAGACTTAAAAAGAATTATGTAAAAAAATTAAAGATTGCAAAATCTCAAAAAATTGAGGCCTTCAGAGTCTATGAGTGTGATATACCTGAATTCCCCTATATTCTAGATCTTTATAAGAATATTGTCGTTATTTACGATAGAAGAGGCCCAAAAGATTTTACCCAAGAAAAGGAAGAAAATAATCGATTATTCTATGAGTCCGTTGAAAGTTTGTTTCCAAAAGACACTTATGAAATAGTTAAAAAGGCCAGGGAGAAGCAAAAAGGCACTCAACAGTATAATAAAATCGGACAAAATTTAAAATCAATGATTGTTAATGAAGGGGCACTAAGTTTCAAAGTCAATTGCTATGATTATTTGGATACTGGACTGTTTCTAGATCATAGACCATTGAGAAAAGAATTCTCTCAGAATCAAAAAGATAAAAAATTCTTAAATCTCTTCTGTTATACTGGTGCTGTAAGTGTTGCTGCTGCTTTTTCTGGTGCAAAGACTACGAATGTAGACATGTCAAAAACTTACATCAATTGGGCCAAGGATAATTTTAAATTAAATAAATTCGATACAAGTAAACATACGTTTATCTCACAAAATGTTTTAGAATTTCTGCAAGCTCATAAAGAAGTTTATGATACTATATTCCTGGATCCTCCTACTTTTTCAAATTCAAAAAAAATGAATCAGGCCTTCGAAGTCGAAAAAGATCAAAATTTTCTCATTGATTCTTGTATGAATATTCTAGAGGCACAGGGAAAACTCTTCTTCTCCAACAATAAACGCAAATTTAAATTGTCAAATTATATCACACAAAAATACAAAACCCGAGATATCACTGAAAGTACAATTCCTTTTGATTTTCACAATAAAAAAATTCATAATTGTTACATCATTCAAAAATAA